The DNA region GATTCCGCCCGGCCCGGCCTCGGTCAGGCGGGGCGCGCCGGCCCAGTCGTACAGGTGCCCGAACGCGGCGGCGTGCAGGGCGTAGATGTCGTGGTCGGTCACCAGCGGCGAGGTCTGGTCGTTCAGGGCGCGCTCGTGCATCCACTGGCGGCCCGCGAGTTCGCCCTGAATGAGCTGCGTCTGGATCTGGTCGTAGCTGACGAGCAGGCCCAGGTGCGTGTCCTGCGGCTCGGTCTTGCGGGGCCGGCGCGGGTCGGTGATGACGCGCCCGTCGGCCCTGCGGGCGTGCAGGGCCTCGCTGATCTCCCGCAGGCGGCGGGCCGTGCGTTCCGCTTCGTTCCGGCCTTCCTGCCCGCCCTGGTCCGGGTCGGGAAGGCCGGCGGCCTTCTGGTCCTCGGCGTCCGTCGCGTGCGGGCTCATGGTTTGCGCCGGCCCACGATCTGCTGCACGGCTTCGGCCACCTCCTCGCGTTTCACGTCGTAGCCCTCGACGCGCAGACTGCCTGTGATGCTGTCCGTGAGGCGTTCACCCCCTTTCACTGCGTCCTCGTTCCGGGTCACGGCGTCGTCCACGGCCCCCTTCCGGACCGCGTGGGACATCCGCTTTTTCAACACACCCGCAGCGTACCGCGCCCTGCCGGGGCGGACCAGGGGCGCGCGGCCCGGTCGTCAAGGCGCGTCACCCGGGGCGTCCGGGCCCGGCGGCCGGGCACAGGGAGCGGGCAGGGAAGCCGCCGCCTCCCTGCCCGCCGTGTACGTTGCGCGGCTTACGCCGTGACGAGCCCCTGCTCCCAGCCGAAGACGGCCTTGTCGTCCACGGCGAGGCTCTCGTTACCGGCCTTGATGGTCGCGGCCAGCGCCTTGGTTTCGGGGAACAGCTTGGCGAAGTAGAACTTCGCGGTCTGGACCTTGCTCAGGTAGAAGCCGTCCCTGTCCTGCCCGGCGTCGATCTTCTCCTGGGCGATCTTCGCCATGCGGGCCCACAGGTACCCGTACACGACGTGCCCGAAGAAGCGCAGGTAGTCCACGGCGGCGGCGTTCACCTCGTCGGCGCCCTCCGGGCCGCTCATGGCCTTCTGCCCGATCACCATGGTGAGGCTCCCGAGCTGCTGCGCGGCCTTGCCGAGCTGGTTCACGTAGTCGCCGATGTGCTCGTCGTCCTCGTGGCTTTCGGCGAATTCCTGCAGGGTGCCGGCCAGTTTCTGGAGTTTCTTGCCGCCGTCCATCAGGACCTTGCGGCCCAGCAGGTCCAGGCTCTGGATGCCGTTGGTGCCCTCGTAGATCTGCCCGATGCGGGCGTCACGCACGAACTGCTCCATGCCCCACTCCTGGATGTAGCCGTGCCCGCCGAAGACCTGCTGGCTGAGCACCGCGGTCTGGAAGCCGTTGTCGGTCATGAAGGCCTTGGCGACCGGGGTGAGCAGCGCGACCAGGTCGCCGGCTTCCTTGCGTTTGGCCTCGTCCGGGTGGTGGTGTTCCACGTCCAGGCTGAGGGCCAGCCACATGGCAAGCGCGCGGCCGGCCTCGTTGTAGGCCTTGCCGGTCAGCAGCATGCGGCGCACATCCGGGTGCACCAGGATGGGATCGGCGTTTTCGGAAGGCAGCACGCGCGGTTCGTGGCGCATCTGCAGGCGGTCCTTGGCGTAGGCCAGGGCGTTCTGGTAGGACACCTCGCCCAGCCCGAGGCCCTGCAGGCCGGTGCCGAGGCGGGCGGCGTTCATCATGATGAACATGTGGTTCATGCCCTTGTTGATCTCGCCGACCAGCCAGCCCTTGGCCTGATCGAAGTTCAGCACGGCGGTGGCGTTGCCGTGGATGCCCATCTTGTGTTCCAGGCTGCCGCACACCACAGCGTTGCGCTCGCCCACGCTGCCGTCGGCGTTCGGGATGAACTTGGGCACCAGGAACAGCGAGATGCCCTTGGTGCCTTCGGGGCTGCCGTCCAGGCGGGCCAGGACGAGGTGCACGATGTTCTCGGTCAGGTCGTGCTCGCCGGCGCTGATGAAGATCTTGGTGCCGGTGATGTTGTAGGTGCCGTCGCCGTTGTCGCTGGCCTTGGTGCGGATGATGCCCAGGTCCGTACCGGCGTGCGGTTCGGTGAGGCACATGGTGCCGCTCCACTGCCCGCTGACGATCTTCGGCAGGTACAGGTTCTTCAGTTCTTCGCTGCCGACGGCGTGCAGGGCGCTGTACGCGCCGTGCGACAGGCCGGGGTACATGCCCCAGGCGACGCTGGCGCTGTTCAGCATCTCGTTCAGGGTCATGCTGACCAGATGCGGCATGCCCTGCCCGCCGTACTGCGGATCGGCGTCCAGGGCGGGCCAGCCGGCGTCGCAGAACTTCTTGTAGGCGGCCTTGAAGCCGGTGGGGGTCTTCACCTCACCGTGCTCGTCGCGCACGCAGCCTTCGCGGTCGCCGACCTGGTTCAGGGGCTGCACCTCGGTCTCCACGAAGCGGGCGGCTTCCTCCATGACCTGGGTGATCAGGTCGAGGTCGGCGGTGTCGTTGTCCTGGTAGAAGGGCAGGCTGGCGAGCTGGGGGCCGGCTTCCAGCAGTTCAGTCATCACGAATTTGATGTCACGAAGGGGCGCTTTGTAGGTGGGCATGCTGGGGTCCTCCTGGGGTCTCGCCGGTGGCTGCGGCCGGGTGGGGTCCGGGCAGGGGCGGGGCGGCGGGGGGTCGGGCGCGGGCGGGAATGGCGGACTGGACGGTCTGCACGGGGATCGGGGCGGGGAAGGTGGGCCGGAGCGGCGACACCTGCAGCATGGTTAATTGTACCGAGTATAAAACTCCGGCGGGTGAATGTCACGCCCCCCCCGCCCGCCTGCCCCCGGCCGCCCCGCCAACCGGGGGCAGGCGGGACCCGCCGCGCACGCCCCAGTCACGTTTCAGGTATGGTGTAGCAGATCATGAACTATCCAAGTCTGGTCTGGCACCTCAAGCGCACGGAGCTGTTCGCCGACCTGGAACTTGCCGAGCTGGAACGCGTCGCCGCCACCACTCCCTACCGTTCCTACGCCCCGGGCGAGGTCATCTACCGCATGGACGACCCCGCCGACGCCCTGTACTTCGTGCGCAGCGGGCTGGTCAAGATCAGCAAGCTGTTCCCCAACGGCAAGGAAGCCATCCTGGGCGTCATCGGCCAGCACGACACCTTCGGCGAGCTGCTGCTGCAGCCCGAGGAACGCCGCCCCACCCAGGCCGAGGCGCTCGAACGCACCATGCTGATCGTCCTGCCCCGCAACGAACTGCAAAAACTCCTGGCGACCAAACCCGACCTCGCCATGAAACTCATCCGCCTGATGGCCGCCCGGCTGTTCGAGGCCCAGAGCTGGACCGCCACCGTCAGCGCCTACAGCGCCCCCGAACGCGTCGCCAGCCTGCTGTACCGCCTCTCCCGCGAATTCGGCCGGCCGCACGCGCAGGGCGTGGAACTCGCCCTGAAACTCAACCAGGAAGACATCGCCCGCATGGTCGGCGCCACCCGCGAGACCGTCAGCCACAGCCTGGGCAAACTCAAGCAGGAAGGCGCCATCTACCGCGCCCGCTCGCCCATCATCGTCCGCATGGAAGCCCTGCGCGACTACATCGAACGCGGCACCTGACCCCGCTTACGGCACCGCCCTGCCCCCGCGTGAGGGCCGGGCGGACGGCGTTGCCCGTCAGCGGAACTGCGCCATGACCTCCCTCAGGCTCTCGCGGCTGGGCCGGGTCAGCGTCTCGGGCAGCAGGGCCAGCGGCGTGGGCACGATGTGCGTGGTGTCCAGGAGCGTCCTGCGGCCCGGATCGATGTACAGCAGGCCCGTGATCAGCTGCCCGGCGCGCTGCCCCTCCTCGATCAGCCGCAGCGCGCCCAGCCGGTCGGTGGGATCGTACTCGCGGTCCAGTTTCCTGAGCTGCACGGCCGGTCCGTCGTGCAGCTGCACGGTGACCACCTCGCCGGGCGCGTAGTCCACCCGGATCTCCTCGAAGTCCGGCACGAAGGTCACGTCGTGAATGGGCACCTCGTGCGCCTTGCCGTAGCTGTAACTCTTCGTGCTCTCGTCGTGGTTGTTGAAGGTCACGCACGGCGAGACGACGTCGATGATCGCCGTGCCGCCGAAGCGGATCGCGGCCTTGAGCAGCTCCGTGACCTGCCGGGCGTCCCCGGCGAAGCTGCGCGCCACGAACCCCGCGCCCGCCACGATCGCCTCGGCGCACAGGTCCAGCGCCGGCAGCTCGTTCAGACCGACCGCCTTGAGCCGCTGGCCCTCGTCGGCCGTGGCCGAGAACTGCCCCTTGGTCAGGCCGTACACGCCGTTGTTCTCGATGATGTACACCATCGGCACGTTCCGGCGGATCACGTGCTTGAACTGTCCCAGCCCGATGCTGCCGCTGTCCCCGTCCCCGGACACCGCCAGCGCGAGGTGGTTCCGCTGCGCGAGCATGGCGCCCGTCGCCACGCTCGGCATGCGGCCGTGCACCGTGTTGATGCCGTGCGCGCCGTTCAGGAAGTACGCCGGGGACTTGCTGGAACACCCGATTCCCGAGAGTTTCAGCACCTGGTGCGGCTTCACGCCCAGCTGGTAGCACGCGTCGATGATCCGGCTGGAGATGCTGTCATGCCCGCAGCCGGGGCACAGGGTGCTCGGCAGGCCGCGGTAATCGTTCTTCGTGAGTCCGGCGCTGTTCACCGCCGGGGCCCGCTCCGCCGGAGGAGAGACCGGCGCCGGGGAGACCGGTCCTGTCGTGTCCGGCGCCTTCACGTCCGCGCCGATGCCGTCCGTCGCCCTGCCCGCGCCTGTCATGCCGTGCCCCCCTTCCTCCACCGGTGTCATGCGGTGACCGTCCCTTCCGGCCCGTCCTCGCCGGCCTTCACGGTGCGGGGCTCGTCCGTCTCGGCCGCCACCCGCGCGTCCATGCGCCGGGCCGCCTGTTCGGAGCGGTGCTCGGCGCCGGTGCCGGCCTCCCCGCGCTCCCGCACCCGCCCCGCCACGAAGGGCCCGCTCAGCGGCAGGCCGTCGCAGTGCGCCACGCTCAGGATCCGCGGCGCCAGGGCCGGGTACTCGGCGCGCAGCAGCGTCGCCAGCTGCCCGTGCTGGTTCAGTTCCACCACGATCACCCGCTCGTGCGCCTCGATGAACTCCCGCACGCCCTCCCCGAACGGCAGGGCCCGCACCCGCAGGTAATCGGTGTCCAGCCCGCCCGCCTGCAGCAGCGCCCGCGCTTCTTGCATCGCCGGGTCGGCGCTGCCCATGGCGATCAGACCCAGAGCGCGACCCTCGCCGTCCACG from Deinococcus ficus includes:
- a CDS encoding Fic family protein; this translates as MSPHATDAEDQKAAGLPDPDQGGQEGRNEAERTARRLREISEALHARRADGRVITDPRRPRKTEPQDTHLGLLVSYDQIQTQLIQGELAGRQWMHERALNDQTSPLVTDHDIYALHAAAFGHLYDWAGAPRLTEAGPGGIVYVRSYEVRPKMRELQYDFAAWYAALPDPWDLPDAARLLALTHHQFEYIHPFVDTNGRSGRLLDHYVLWVSLGAVGDTLATSPQIVHFPDRQAVGDYFQALHEATNRREYGPLTQFYLARLEETFA
- a CDS encoding acyl-CoA dehydrogenase C-terminal domain-containing protein translates to MPTYKAPLRDIKFVMTELLEAGPQLASLPFYQDNDTADLDLITQVMEEAARFVETEVQPLNQVGDREGCVRDEHGEVKTPTGFKAAYKKFCDAGWPALDADPQYGGQGMPHLVSMTLNEMLNSASVAWGMYPGLSHGAYSALHAVGSEELKNLYLPKIVSGQWSGTMCLTEPHAGTDLGIIRTKASDNGDGTYNITGTKIFISAGEHDLTENIVHLVLARLDGSPEGTKGISLFLVPKFIPNADGSVGERNAVVCGSLEHKMGIHGNATAVLNFDQAKGWLVGEINKGMNHMFIMMNAARLGTGLQGLGLGEVSYQNALAYAKDRLQMRHEPRVLPSENADPILVHPDVRRMLLTGKAYNEAGRALAMWLALSLDVEHHHPDEAKRKEAGDLVALLTPVAKAFMTDNGFQTAVLSQQVFGGHGYIQEWGMEQFVRDARIGQIYEGTNGIQSLDLLGRKVLMDGGKKLQKLAGTLQEFAESHEDDEHIGDYVNQLGKAAQQLGSLTMVIGQKAMSGPEGADEVNAAAVDYLRFFGHVVYGYLWARMAKIAQEKIDAGQDRDGFYLSKVQTAKFYFAKLFPETKALAATIKAGNESLAVDDKAVFGWEQGLVTA
- a CDS encoding Crp/Fnr family transcriptional regulator produces the protein MNYPSLVWHLKRTELFADLELAELERVAATTPYRSYAPGEVIYRMDDPADALYFVRSGLVKISKLFPNGKEAILGVIGQHDTFGELLLQPEERRPTQAEALERTMLIVLPRNELQKLLATKPDLAMKLIRLMAARLFEAQSWTATVSAYSAPERVASLLYRLSREFGRPHAQGVELALKLNQEDIARMVGATRETVSHSLGKLKQEGAIYRARSPIIVRMEALRDYIERGT
- a CDS encoding 2-oxoacid:ferredoxin oxidoreductase subunit beta, yielding MTGAGRATDGIGADVKAPDTTGPVSPAPVSPPAERAPAVNSAGLTKNDYRGLPSTLCPGCGHDSISSRIIDACYQLGVKPHQVLKLSGIGCSSKSPAYFLNGAHGINTVHGRMPSVATGAMLAQRNHLALAVSGDGDSGSIGLGQFKHVIRRNVPMVYIIENNGVYGLTKGQFSATADEGQRLKAVGLNELPALDLCAEAIVAGAGFVARSFAGDARQVTELLKAAIRFGGTAIIDVVSPCVTFNNHDESTKSYSYGKAHEVPIHDVTFVPDFEEIRVDYAPGEVVTVQLHDGPAVQLRKLDREYDPTDRLGALRLIEEGQRAGQLITGLLYIDPGRRTLLDTTHIVPTPLALLPETLTRPSRESLREVMAQFR